ACAACGACTCTGTAtcttgcttgtttttttttatctagcAACTTCGCTTGAAACTGCAGGAAATTGCAATTCGTGGCGTCCATCAGTCAATCCAGAGTTTGCGAGGATATTTCCAGCAAAGTTTTAAACTGTTGCTAAAGGGTATGGACTTGCGTATTGTTCAAATATTTATAGTGATCATAGACTTCAGATGCTTAATGAACAGGTTAGTGCCTTGCTTAACAGTCGATGGTGTATTAAACTACTGAAGATTGGATATCCATATATAACCAGTCAAAATATCACACAACGTCCATAGGAAATCAACATAATAGATTAATTAGATGATTTGGTTTAAAATAGTGCCGAGGATATGTATGCTCATCTCAACAACCATAAACAAATAGTACTTGGtgtgtgcatcaatcgatgcagagACCAAAGTTTATCCtcctttcagaaaaaaaaaacactaacaGTACTTGGATGGAATGAAGTTTCCAAAGAAACGGTGGAAGACATAACAAGAGAAAGATAGAAATGGGAGATAATTCGATGACGGATGTAAGCAACTGAAACGAGACGCAGTAAGCCAATTAAATAAAGAAGTGATAATGTCTGGAGGTATCAAGAAAAGGGGAACATATtcaccaaaagaaaaacatgatgGTACAGATCAGCCCAACAATTATGGACATGCGTCGCCCAAATAGTGACAGGACAAGCCCTCGGGACAGGGAAGCGCTAGTACTTGATAGGCATTTATGTTTGAGCAATCATAGAAAAACAGTACAGTAATGTTTGTGTAGGAACACCAACTGGAATTCATGGTTCACCCACTCCGCGAGAGAACAGGAAGGTTCAATCTTCAGTTTCCAGGGGAAATGTGCTGTCCATACTGGCAGATTAAGTCAAAAGGTCAAAGAGAAATTCCTTGTGGCAAAGCCACTAAGTCAGCGTTTACTCCATTATTCCATAGGTCATACAAAGATTTATCATATAGAACATGCCTGTATTTAACTACACATCCCTGTTTAACAAGCAGTCAATCAACCTATATATACCATGTCTGTCCTAATCTAACTTCTTCAAACACGCAACCTTAGGATGAGCTTTGTTGAAATGTTGTGTTCAAAAATCAATGTTATGCCTGTATAGAATGAGTTGCACCCCTGTATAATAATTGCAGATTCTTTTCAGTGGAGAACAGTGCaccatatatgcatgctgTCCACTGTCCAGAAATCACGAAAGACCTACATGCACAATTAACAGGCCCAAAGGTTTACAAGAGGGGATCATAAATTTAGAAACTGGGATGCTGAttcaatatattttttgtatcAAATAACCCAAATTATCATAAGATATAACTCTGTAGATAGACCCTCTTGTATTATACGGTGTCATCACAGATGTTTCTCCTTGCATGATGTTACCACAgcgaagaaaagaataaaatggcaagaagaagatcgagagaTTCATATAAAAGGCAACCAATAGATATTCATAACGATATGTAAATAGATCTCAGCTGATAGATCATTGTAGTTGTGCTCAAACAAATCACAACCGTTAGAATAAATCACAGGAGATGGATCACGGACTCACGGTGCAGACATCACGTAAATGGATTCTGTGATTCCCCTATTTTCTTCTAGATCCCTTTGGTTCATCACAGTGTGTTGCCTAAGAAGCAACCGATATTAGATACAGAACATGATGTGCGATACAGCGCCCTACTCAGTGCTGCATGATCTACATGCATTGCACTTCTAACCAAAGGAGCACAAAGTCCAATTAAACTTCATACAGCCTGTAACCTATGAGTGACCTGGACTGCTTTTTCAGCAGCACAAAAGGGGGTGACGGAGCCATCTGCTCCTGCCTGGCTCTCTTTATGTACTGCGGAAGTGCATGGGCAGAATATGTACGATATGTTTTCTCTAATATATCTAATTCTTCTTAACAACCCCGATGGATCAATTGATCAACCATAGCATACACATGCATATGCAGAGAAAACACAAATCAAAGATGATCATAAGCACGCGTACAAAACACGAGTTGATAGCATCAGCTGAATTGTATTTTTTCTTTATACCGATCACGTAAATGAGCGCCCATGTCAAGTAAGTTAATTAATTCCTACAATGAAACAAATTTTAAGTTAATTGCGCAgctgtatatatttttttcatagaATTGATTAATTCAAACTGTACTGTAATATAGTATACTTTATtcgatcaattttttttatataattaATGTTGGTAGCATAGCATATTTAAGTTGACTGGTGCACATGTTCAAACTTTAATTTTGTGAATGTAACACAATTGATCGGCTGTCTCAGTTACAACAACCCGATTGCTGGCCCACAATACATTTCGTTGTTGATCTGAACTTCTTGCAAAATACCCCATTCGATAATTAAGGTGTAGGTAAAAGGCCATCGCCTTCCTTCTATTGTTTCtacaatatttttatttttttcgaaacaCAATAAATTCTAGTTTTATAGACTAACTTCCTGCAATCCTGCTAAGTAAAGGGCCAAATGGGAGCACTAGGGGCAAAAACACTTCAGGTCTAGAAGGATTTGCATTTTGGTTCGGCGGAGTCAAAACACACTAAAATTACTTACATTTGTGAATTGGAGGTATAGCACTAAATAATATCACACACCAAAGGACACGTCTAACTGTTGACCAGGTGTTTAAAAAAATACCTAATAACACATACATAAGTTAGTTAGCCCAACAACTAAAGATGATTACGGCCATTTCCCGCACATGTGCGTGGGACACCATGCTAGTGTTTTTAAAACATGAAAAGTTGATTCCTATAACCTGGTGCAGTATATCACTACTGAGCTTTACGCTATGAGGAAAAATTCTTCAACCTATTGTTTTGTACTTCTGTTTTAGAAATGCTCTATTTGCATGGTGATTTGTAGAATATACTCTTTCTCTTGAGAACGCCCAATAAAAGGGGCTATGCATTAATGCATGGTCACATTTTACCAAAAGTAAGGGCAGAAAATACTTGTATATCACATAAAGACAAAATTCATGGTACATGGAAATTTTGAAACGAGATGGGAGCAATAAAATAAATGCTAAAGAGAAGGGCAGAGCAGTACAGTGTATATGAACTCTACGTGGAGGCTTCATCAGGTTCTCCGGTGCCGCCATTTTTCTTGCTAAAGTACTCTTCAGCACGAGCTTGGTTCTTCACATAAGATGCTGGTAGCCATTTCTTCCGCTTGGGCAGCAGAGTTAAAGTACAGCCAGCTGCCTCGAGTTTCTCCTTGGCCGAGGAAGAGAATGCCCCAGCCTTGATGTTCAACTTCACTGATACATCACCATCTCCTAAAATCTACAAATGGGTAAACAAAACATTAACATGCAGTCATAGACGGATAGACCAAACAAAATGGCATTCACAAGTGGCGAACTATGGAAACTTCTGGTACTTGTGACATTTGTGGGTTGGCTCACGAGGATAACTACTATGTGATTGTCATGTGTTTGAAGGCTAGAGCTCTGCGACATGATTAGCAATTTAGCATCGACACTGCAGTATTCCAGCAGAACATATGTGCAGGTATACAGAACCGGACCGGTTTACTTTGTAGTTGGATTTAATTAGCAAAAGGAAACTGAGATTGGTTCTTATGCTTTATGCTTTGGAGTGCTTGGCACCTCAGGAATGACATTGTTCATTCTAAAGGATATGCTACTGTAACACTGTTCATGAATCGGTTAATTTGTACTGAACTACCCGCAGTTCATACAACATGGGCATTCTTCTGAAGGTGGAAGGAAAAGGCCCCATGTTTTATCATGGTTTGCTTGATGTTGACAAGATGTATCTCTCACAGCAAGGATACAGGAAGACCAATCAAGTTACATATGGAAGTACAAAGCAAAGTTCAACACCCTGCTATTGAAGATCCCCTTTATTAACAACACGGCATGGTTGGACAATATTTTTGAGCTGTCAAGCTAATTATATTGCAGTCTTGCTTTTATGCATTAACAACAGGGCACAAACTACCTGCATATTCAACTACTCTTGCGTACCATATATTTGCCACTAATGCAAGGGTGTAATCAAATTCTTTTACTGCAACAAGAATTCGGTTGCTACTCTTGCCTACCATGGATGGAATCTACTTATAGTCTGAGTGAGTACTCGAGAAAATCTACTTGTGGAACTGTCATGAACCAGGTTCACGACATGGGGGATAATGGCTTTAGGGCCTGTACGAGGTGACCCTGGACCCAAGAGGCGCGACGGCGCCATGAAAGGCAGCCGCACCTCAAGGGCAGGAAGGAGGTATAACTAGATTGGTTTATTCTTGCTTGCCTCATAACGGTTACAGGGGGCCCTTTATATAGGGAAGACTTGACTTGACATCCAAGAAACCATATCtctactttcctaacaaaccatATCTCAATATTCCTATCTTATCTCGTGCCTAACTAATTTAGATGCTAATGGGATATTGTCCCTTATATGGATACCTAGGGCTGTGGCCCTGTAGGGATGTACGCCCATGACAGGAACATGAATAGATATTAGCATTATTCTATGAGAAAAGGTAAGCTGTCTGACTTACAAGAAGTTTTTACTTGCATGTTTCCAGTTACAGGCTTGCAGAAAATGAACACTTATATTGGACTGTTAATCTCATCATCacgttacaaaaattatataacatcTGTGAACAAACTCATGCTGAAGATGCATAAGACTTCGGGTAATAGTATTAGCTATTTAACATATTGATGGCGCAGTCTGCAGTGGACTGATGCCTGCTGCATGCAGGATTGTGTTAGGGACTAAGGGTTCTGCACATTAATATGTGTTTACGTTGATAGCAACTACCCACTTCTTTGTGATATCTAATCGCCCAATATGGTTTTCAACTTTTCATACTTCATAGATCTTAAGAGTAGCCAATGGAAATATTGTTAACAGAAACACTCAATGCACCATATGGTGCTCATCCAACACGAGCTGACAAAAAAATGATACCAAGCTCTCAGTAGATAATTTGAGACTCAAGCTCCTGTCCTTGGTAGTTGCTTCTATACAGGGCAGAGccaggcagccagcagagtCCTGCGCCTGGGGCTAAATACTCCTATGcactaaatttgaatgaatTTTTGGATTTCAAAAGACAAATTTACATGGTTTTTGCTCTAGGCCACTGCTTCAATAGACACTTAGACGAGTTCAGGCACTCATGATGCAACAACATTTGAGAAGTATGAGAATCAGCAGACTGGCCACTAAATCCAATAACATAAGCAACTAAACATTATGGAATGCTTCTATGGACAGATTAGCTCAGGCACCAATGAAGTAGACTAGCCATCCAGTAATACATGCAACTAAAGCTCTGTACCACATTTCGATCAGATATACTGAACTCACTGGCCAGAAGTTAAGCTAAAGATGCAAATGCAAGGACACTCAGATTTCAGCAGCACAGTCATCTCGCACCACAAGTTCCACAGATAACATGTAAAGAAGACAATGCTGCAACAAAGAGATGATCATCATAGGTTGTACCTTGAGTGGAAGCTTTCTTTCTCGGCCAGATGGATTGATCAAACCCTTTGATTTCAGGGACTCCAATGAAATCTCCTCACCATCCTTGAACCCACCCTGTGCTATGTCTCGTAAATTGAACGGCACGTATTTTGGCAACCCGATATGCATTCCTGAAAAGGCAGGGTAGAACTAGCATCACGTTATATGCCAATCACAGTCATTCCCAAAGCACGGTTACTAATGCATTCTCACTGCGTCGTATACTTCTAAGCTAATTGAGCACATTGTATGAACAATGTAGAAGTGAGATAGAAATTGGTAGTGTATAAGGGCTTCAAATGATGAGGGTACGGGAGGCTTCTTGAAGGAACTCACCGCCAGCAATTCCGCGGAGCTTAGGTAGACGGCGGTAGAGAGGCA
This is a stretch of genomic DNA from Brachypodium distachyon strain Bd21 chromosome 1, Brachypodium_distachyon_v3.0, whole genome shotgun sequence. It encodes these proteins:
- the LOC100827203 gene encoding 50S ribosomal protein L15, chloroplastic, giving the protein MASITLLSLAPTATFLHLPACTASSSPFAAISRPLLTVRRAPPLRARAPRRVTVVCSAAAAASEAEPVEKFRLDNLSPQKGSRQRPKRKGRGISAGQGASCGFGMRGQKSRSGPGVRRGFEGGQMPLYRRLPKLRGIAGGMHIGLPKYVPFNLRDIAQGGFKDGEEISLESLKSKGLINPSGRERKLPLKILGDGDVSVKLNIKAGAFSSSAKEKLEAAGCTLTLLPKRKKWLPASYVKNQARAEEYFSKKNGGTGEPDEAST